From the Candidatus Brocadia sp. genome, one window contains:
- a CDS encoding YkgJ family cysteine cluster protein translates to MESVDNIWQIISSIEDDLSSGLLYTHCRINDNTKKVLESSSFLYALIELLSEKGLIATEELDERKKQIAERLVRKFTESGMGLMYQDPEYDKYSFEHEACIDCQSRLEVCKATCCQLPFALSRQDVEERIVRWEFGRPYLIAHDTDGYCVHLDKKTFQCTVHERRPVPCRGFDCRDDKR, encoded by the coding sequence ATGGAATCTGTGGACAATATCTGGCAAATAATCTCTTCAATAGAGGATGACCTTTCATCTGGTCTTCTTTACACCCACTGTCGCATTAACGACAACACGAAGAAGGTCCTGGAGTCGAGTTCATTTCTCTATGCCCTGATCGAATTGCTCAGTGAGAAGGGACTGATCGCAACCGAGGAACTGGATGAACGGAAAAAGCAGATAGCCGAACGACTCGTACGAAAGTTTACAGAAAGCGGTATGGGCCTGATGTATCAGGACCCTGAGTATGATAAATATAGTTTTGAACACGAGGCCTGTATCGATTGCCAGAGCCGATTGGAAGTCTGCAAAGCGACCTGCTGCCAACTACCCTTTGCCCTGTCCAGGCAGGATGTTGAGGAGCGGATCGTACGCTGGGAATTTGGTAGGCCCTATCTGATCGCCCATGATACCGATGGCTACTGTGTTCACTTAGATAAGAAGACCTTTCAATGTACAGTCCATGAACGTCGTCCTGTACCCTGTCGCGGGTTTGATTGTAGAGACGATAAAAGATAG
- a CDS encoding DUF2278 family protein, which translates to MPLKNYGVMKGRVIDSRPGTGPSPHYQINVVAGATQYRVAVNVKSQLAPSELLYLIVEDFRHPLMVGLSELSHGFSEIPRRPGGIALDFIRGNLFHRTQMRPLPYSVPGPDNDLNEKLDAYIQRAIDDEDATVYAFGERWGPENNQRDRYFGFLPGNGIHDIHMNQGNVGSFIEQDGVWQDGGLLLHFPAMIGSGGELLFPEQWVGVFLAFQSQAWHTDDVTGHRLTPVPPIEEEPDGRIRIVAAMVNPKGDEVGRERVTLLNTTPDTIDLKDWSIADKNKRKTILAAQELNPGATTLVMLSGEGAQLSNAGGIITLLDNQGLKIDGVSYTREQVARQGWTIVF; encoded by the coding sequence ATGCCACTCAAGAACTACGGTGTAATGAAAGGGCGGGTGATCGACAGTCGCCCCGGAACCGGACCGAGTCCGCACTATCAGATCAACGTTGTGGCGGGAGCGACACAGTATCGCGTTGCCGTAAACGTCAAGTCGCAATTGGCGCCATCCGAGCTCCTGTACCTGATTGTAGAAGATTTTCGACATCCTCTCATGGTTGGCTTATCGGAGCTGAGTCACGGATTTTCCGAAATTCCGCGCCGACCAGGAGGAATTGCGCTGGATTTCATTCGCGGCAACCTATTTCATCGCACGCAGATGCGCCCTTTGCCGTATAGCGTGCCAGGCCCCGACAACGATCTCAACGAAAAGCTCGATGCCTATATTCAGCGTGCGATTGACGATGAAGACGCAACCGTCTACGCCTTCGGTGAACGTTGGGGACCCGAAAACAACCAGCGCGACCGGTATTTCGGTTTTTTGCCAGGAAACGGCATACATGATATTCACATGAATCAGGGTAACGTCGGTAGTTTCATTGAGCAGGACGGTGTGTGGCAGGACGGTGGGTTACTCTTGCATTTTCCTGCCATGATTGGGAGCGGCGGAGAATTGTTGTTCCCGGAGCAGTGGGTGGGGGTATTCCTGGCCTTCCAGTCGCAAGCATGGCATACGGACGATGTTACCGGTCATCGGCTCACGCCTGTCCCGCCGATTGAAGAGGAACCCGACGGGCGCATTCGTATTGTGGCGGCGATGGTTAACCCCAAGGGAGATGAGGTGGGTCGCGAACGGGTGACGCTGTTGAACACAACTCCAGATACGATTGACCTTAAGGACTGGTCAATTGCCGACAAGAATAAGCGTAAGACTATTCTTGCCGCCCAGGAGCTTAATCCCGGCGCCACTACGCTTGTCATGCTATCTGGCGAAGGCGCACAATTGTCGAATGCCGGCGGTATTATTACGTTGCTCGATAATCAAGGACTCAAGATCGACGGCGTTTCCTATACCAGGGAACAGGTGGCGCGGCAGGGTTGGACGATAGTCTTTTAG
- a CDS encoding 1,4-alpha-glucan branching protein, with translation MKITQDHISLETMMGANLVADGVSFRVWAPRAQAVYVNGRFGATDLWNKADADLLLRKDGNGYWTGFLRGAQEGDQYLFYVVGGPGRENFKRDPYARELTTPDTHPGTLAYPACNCIIRRSDSYNWRVGDFRPPAFNDLIIYELHIGTFFAVDQAGRDRRGTRGGQYLDVVDRVTHLRDLGVNAVELLPIHEFASPISRGYDGVDLFSPEMDYAESSPQELQHYLDKINTLLRDRNAQELTLAEIRTQVDQLKALIDVCHLYGLAVIFDVVYNHAGGAVKGQTGGLWFFDEAPRGNDNNSLYFIDKEHAGGPVFAFWNEDVQGFLINNARFFLQEYKVDGLRYDQVTVIDEHGGWFFAQRLAEKAREVDTRRPHISEFWHTDRFKSVLAPPAGLGFDANWHDSLRDVIRAMISQAAGGRNASVRLNDLAAALRNHPSGFPFRWQVVEYLESHDAVDVEHDDRKPRIPALADATNARSWFATSRSRVASGLLMTSPGIPMLFMGQEFLEDKFWTDNDGAHPGLLIYWKGLETEKTMKDFFQFMKEIVWLRRKHPALRSEAINVFYVHEVDRVIAFHRWIEGRGRDVVVVCSLNESTFWSYNLGFPQAGQWLEVFNSDVYENWVNPWVAGNGGSVFADGPGVNNLPASATVVLPANGVVVFARDPGD, from the coding sequence ATGAAAATTACCCAGGACCATATTTCACTTGAGACGATGATGGGCGCCAATCTCGTCGCGGACGGCGTCTCATTTCGCGTATGGGCGCCCCGGGCGCAGGCGGTATATGTGAATGGCCGATTTGGCGCTACCGATCTGTGGAACAAGGCCGATGCGGATCTCCTCCTGCGGAAAGACGGCAATGGCTACTGGACCGGATTTCTCAGAGGAGCGCAGGAGGGCGATCAATACCTCTTTTATGTGGTGGGGGGCCCCGGACGGGAGAACTTCAAACGTGACCCATACGCACGTGAATTGACCACCCCCGACACACATCCCGGCACGTTAGCCTATCCGGCCTGCAACTGCATTATCCGAAGGTCGGATAGCTATAACTGGCGTGTAGGAGATTTCAGACCTCCGGCATTCAACGACCTTATCATCTACGAGCTGCATATTGGTACTTTTTTCGCCGTGGATCAAGCAGGTCGAGACCGCCGAGGAACGAGAGGGGGACAGTACCTGGATGTGGTTGACCGTGTGACGCACCTGAGAGACCTGGGGGTCAACGCGGTCGAGCTGTTGCCGATCCATGAATTCGCGAGCCCTATAAGCAGGGGATACGACGGTGTCGATCTGTTTTCGCCGGAGATGGATTACGCGGAAAGCAGCCCACAGGAGCTTCAGCACTATCTGGACAAGATCAACACGCTGCTGAGAGATCGTAACGCACAGGAACTGACGCTCGCTGAAATACGGACACAGGTGGATCAGCTGAAGGCGCTGATCGACGTCTGCCATCTCTACGGTCTGGCGGTCATCTTCGATGTGGTTTACAATCATGCGGGCGGCGCGGTGAAAGGCCAGACGGGCGGGCTGTGGTTCTTTGACGAAGCGCCCAGAGGTAATGACAACAACAGCCTCTATTTCATCGATAAAGAGCATGCCGGCGGCCCGGTCTTTGCCTTCTGGAATGAGGATGTGCAGGGCTTTCTGATCAATAACGCTAGGTTTTTCTTACAGGAGTATAAGGTCGACGGCCTGCGCTACGATCAGGTGACGGTGATTGACGAGCACGGAGGCTGGTTCTTTGCGCAGAGGCTTGCTGAAAAGGCGCGGGAGGTCGACACCAGGAGGCCACATATCTCAGAGTTCTGGCATACGGATCGCTTCAAGAGCGTGCTTGCTCCCCCCGCCGGACTGGGCTTCGACGCCAACTGGCACGACAGCTTGAGGGACGTAATCCGCGCTATGATCAGCCAGGCTGCGGGGGGCCGAAATGCGTCTGTACGGCTTAATGATCTGGCGGCGGCGCTTCGGAATCATCCCTCTGGTTTTCCGTTTCGTTGGCAAGTTGTGGAGTACCTTGAGAGCCATGACGCGGTGGATGTGGAGCATGACGACCGGAAGCCCCGTATTCCGGCGCTCGCTGATGCAACCAATGCTCGCTCATGGTTTGCGACAAGCCGCTCCCGGGTAGCGTCAGGTCTACTGATGACCTCGCCCGGCATTCCCATGCTCTTCATGGGACAGGAGTTCCTGGAGGACAAGTTCTGGACCGACAATGACGGGGCGCATCCCGGCCTTCTCATCTACTGGAAGGGGCTCGAGACCGAAAAGACGATGAAGGACTTCTTCCAGTTCATGAAAGAGATTGTCTGGCTCCGCCGAAAGCATCCGGCGCTCCGCAGCGAGGCGATCAATGTGTTCTATGTCCACGAGGTCGATCGCGTCATTGCCTTTCACCGATGGATAGAAGGGCGGGGGCGCGATGTTGTTGTAGTTTGCAGCCTGAATGAGTCGACTTTCTGGTCGTATAACCTGGGATTCCCGCAGGCCGGACAATGGCTTGAAGTCTTCAACAGCGATGTGTACGAGAATTGGGTCAATCCCTGGGTTGCGGGCAACGGAGGAAGCGTTTTTGCAGACGGTCCCGGCGTAAACAATCTGCCTGCATCCGCAACCGTTGTCCTTCCGGCAAACGGTGTGGTGGTATTTGCAAGGGATCCGGGCGACTGA
- a CDS encoding DUF4157 domain-containing protein → MSESIRTAAKKPEASKHVNSVSKARKVAVSSSVNSPVDQIFFLQRTIGNQAVQRLLKGVGGHIQAKLKIGPPNDIYEQEADRVAEQVMRMPEKQHIAYSPLRSLAYGHSCSAIGNKPYAISYTPYATSIQTKPGWPFSKGPACGEEETLLQTKGVSGNTPEVTPSAESQINSIRSGGHSLPESVRAFFEPRFGQDFSQVRIHTDSNAGESAKAVNALVYTVGRDVVFSGGQYSPETESGKKLIAHELTHVVQQKDNHSHPIIRRKNVPAGKGEFGVISTHEYQNSATFKDKGEISIESRTNIIKTSEVVHDRQTPKGREKLPYEFILEHERRVEIQTVSGDRAVLIIKANKYLPFDKLSANPDISPKKAISLSGDFCNVRWSLDGKYGTEKFKEELFRRHGIIGSQTVVGGKTLEIFFAADFYEKEILKPKNPRDPCSLKVITEKTGPAFLRFNLSDQEQYEHIVGYLAGLLDERLRSEVDIRKKLEEEKKRRGEKEEDIPTPQLTTAIEKEAESAPEDLKTITLPGWLKGILIALGIALAAVAAVAAVCAIIAGAAELAVGAAFATVFWAAFKIIGTAILVAGFVRSLINRFGESKLSGIGDFFKKLGISILDILSIGEFIESFTDRSLITGKPLNLSEEDRWKRRTFGVLSIIGALFGIRSWLKKGPPKGPVRGGGAAAVEAMVQRQIEIIFGELGGQKTGYKIRLCDDATVIETPTGGVYYPGKETRLVGGAVTDPTRKTIWVHESVVTQNGVVRKWGSALNLKQVIAHELGHAQTGSFSCSVASRTGANLPGLTAAERKGLLDDAANIETK, encoded by the coding sequence ATGAGTGAAAGTATACGGACAGCGGCCAAAAAGCCTGAAGCAAGCAAGCATGTAAATTCGGTTTCCAAAGCGCGAAAAGTTGCTGTTTCTTCGTCTGTGAATTCCCCCGTTGACCAAATCTTTTTTCTCCAGAGAACCATCGGCAATCAGGCGGTTCAGAGATTGTTAAAAGGAGTCGGCGGACATATCCAGGCAAAGCTGAAAATCGGCCCGCCGAATGATATTTATGAGCAGGAGGCGGACAGGGTTGCGGAGCAAGTGATGCGAATGCCGGAAAAACAGCATATTGCATATAGCCCGCTTCGCTCTTTAGCTTATGGTCATTCATGCTCGGCTATAGGCAATAAGCCATATGCTATAAGCTATACGCCATACGCTACATCCATCCAAACAAAGCCCGGCTGGCCGTTTTCCAAAGGCCCCGCGTGCGGGGAAGAAGAAACATTACTCCAGACCAAAGGAGTTTCTGGCAATACTCCAGAAGTTACTCCCTCTGCTGAATCCCAAATCAACAGCATAAGGAGCGGCGGTCACTCTTTACCTGAGTCCGTTAGAGCTTTCTTTGAGCCGAGATTTGGACAGGATTTCAGTCAAGTACGAATCCACACTGATTCCAATGCCGGAGAATCTGCCAAAGCGGTCAATGCATTGGTTTATACGGTAGGACGGGATGTGGTGTTTAGTGGGGGGCAGTATTCACCGGAGACTGAATCCGGGAAAAAGCTGATTGCCCATGAACTTACACATGTAGTACAGCAGAAAGACAATCATTCACACCCTATTATCCGCCGTAAAAATGTACCGGCCGGTAAGGGTGAATTTGGAGTTATATCTACTCACGAATATCAAAATTCAGCCACCTTTAAGGACAAAGGGGAAATTTCGATCGAATCGAGAACAAATATAATTAAGACTTCCGAAGTTGTGCATGATAGGCAAACCCCAAAGGGCAGAGAGAAATTGCCTTATGAATTTATCCTGGAACACGAACGGCGCGTTGAGATACAAACCGTGTCTGGCGACAGAGCTGTGCTGATTATTAAGGCCAACAAATACTTGCCTTTCGATAAACTGAGTGCAAACCCGGACATTTCACCGAAAAAGGCGATTTCTTTATCCGGTGATTTTTGTAACGTCCGATGGTCGTTGGATGGGAAATACGGAACCGAAAAGTTCAAAGAAGAATTATTCAGGAGACACGGTATTATCGGGAGCCAGACGGTGGTAGGTGGAAAAACACTTGAAATATTTTTTGCGGCCGATTTCTATGAGAAGGAAATCCTTAAGCCAAAAAATCCGAGGGATCCCTGCTCATTGAAGGTGATAACCGAAAAAACCGGACCGGCATTTCTGCGTTTTAACCTTTCCGACCAGGAGCAATATGAACATATTGTTGGCTATCTGGCCGGACTACTGGATGAACGGTTGAGAAGCGAAGTTGATATAAGGAAAAAGCTTGAAGAGGAAAAGAAACGTAGAGGGGAAAAGGAGGAAGACATTCCAACTCCCCAATTAACCACAGCAATCGAAAAGGAAGCGGAATCGGCCCCTGAGGATTTAAAGACCATCACACTGCCGGGATGGCTTAAGGGGATTCTAATAGCTTTAGGTATTGCTCTAGCTGCCGTTGCAGCCGTAGCGGCTGTCTGTGCAATTATTGCGGGTGCGGCCGAGCTTGCAGTTGGAGCCGCATTTGCTACTGTCTTCTGGGCTGCTTTTAAAATTATCGGCACCGCAATATTAGTGGCCGGTTTTGTCAGGTCTTTAATTAACCGGTTTGGTGAATCAAAATTATCGGGTATAGGAGATTTCTTTAAGAAATTAGGCATTTCCATCCTCGATATTCTTAGCATTGGGGAATTCATTGAAAGTTTTACCGACCGCTCCCTTATAACAGGTAAGCCCCTCAACCTGAGTGAAGAAGACCGCTGGAAAAGAAGAACCTTTGGGGTTTTATCGATAATCGGTGCGCTTTTTGGAATACGTTCGTGGCTGAAAAAAGGCCCTCCTAAAGGTCCTGTTAGAGGAGGTGGAGCAGCGGCCGTGGAGGCCATGGTACAACGACAAATTGAAATCATTTTCGGTGAACTAGGCGGTCAAAAAACGGGATACAAAATTCGGCTTTGTGATGATGCGACGGTTATTGAAACGCCCACAGGTGGCGTGTATTATCCGGGAAAGGAAACCCGATTAGTTGGAGGGGCTGTGACGGATCCTACCAGAAAAACAATATGGGTTCATGAATCGGTGGTTACGCAGAATGGGGTCGTCAGAAAATGGGGCAGCGCTCTTAATCTTAAACAAGTGATTGCCCATGAATTAGGCCATGCCCAAACCGGGAGTTTTAGCTGTTCGGTAGCCTCAAGAACCGGCGCGAACCTTCCGGGACTTACTGCTGCGGAGAGAAAAGGCCTTCTTGATGATGCTGCGAATATAGAAACAAAATAA
- a CDS encoding DUF1360 domain-containing protein, which translates to MIEKVIYLSFITASISFTITETKLFLPLREWVKRRNAFFGELISCGYCFGHWVAFALVAIYRPGLFESWWLMDYFFTAIIIAWLSAFQWSLMCWLMDKAGK; encoded by the coding sequence ATGATAGAAAAGGTAATTTATTTATCATTTATTACCGCCTCGATCTCTTTTACGATAACGGAGACAAAGCTCTTTTTGCCGTTGCGGGAATGGGTAAAAAGGAGAAATGCCTTTTTCGGAGAGTTGATATCCTGTGGATACTGCTTTGGTCACTGGGTTGCATTTGCATTAGTTGCAATCTATCGGCCTGGACTCTTTGAGTCATGGTGGCTGATGGATTACTTTTTCACTGCAATAATAATTGCTTGGCTGAGTGCCTTTCAATGGAGCTTAATGTGTTGGTTGATGGATAAGGCGGGAAAGTAG
- a CDS encoding DUF4157 domain-containing protein, with translation MQAKPLPFKITPLIQRQVEEKGELLQTKRPSNSTSGVTPDIETNLNALRGSGQPLPESVRAFFEPRFGYDFSQVMLHTGARAASVAQAVNARAFTVGNSVVFGAGQYAPGPSVGQRLLAHELTHVIQQRQARRDGHLQRTCGKTAIGTTPPAACTLVSDEPKGARFLFNVDCDEFALGEKDRLEEVATKIPSNATIDVLGLASSDGDPAFNETLSCLRASAGASVLREKGLGRNIRSVRATGGIGSPGDATLRAVDIRVAEAPPPVRPKPTPVTQDIKVVVKSFIAPIGTRIGIPAPCLTLLPSAALACQLRLAGLARVTDAAFSENPRNDKKDKGYRLFSERTFTVTCQDGSLVRVVSSALDTDAGKEGPLQPPPLITSSIIARRVGPSTFAFGWFAKGRPHAAAEPAFQLVAPRTSVFIWHTIGGVIDCSGPRIRVTIGLSDSRFPSDRVFVNNRVVTSSRQGLFSDLWTADPSDRTLVR, from the coding sequence ATTCAAGCAAAACCTCTTCCTTTCAAGATAACACCTTTGATTCAACGTCAAGTAGAGGAAAAGGGGGAACTACTTCAGACTAAAAGGCCTTCCAACAGCACATCTGGAGTTACCCCTGATATTGAAACGAACCTTAACGCCTTAAGGGGCAGCGGGCAGCCGTTGCCAGAGTCGGTACGCGCCTTCTTCGAGCCGCGTTTCGGCTATGACTTTAGCCAGGTTATGCTTCACACCGGTGCACGAGCGGCAAGCGTTGCGCAAGCCGTGAATGCGCGTGCCTTCACGGTGGGCAATAGCGTCGTGTTTGGGGCGGGGCAGTATGCACCGGGGCCGAGCGTGGGGCAACGGTTGCTTGCGCACGAATTGACTCATGTCATTCAGCAGCGGCAAGCCCGTCGCGACGGTCACCTCCAACGTACCTGCGGAAAGACCGCGATCGGCACGACCCCGCCAGCGGCCTGCACGCTTGTCTCGGATGAACCGAAGGGTGCCCGGTTCTTATTTAACGTTGATTGTGATGAATTCGCACTAGGTGAGAAGGATAGATTGGAGGAGGTTGCAACAAAAATCCCGTCTAACGCTACCATCGATGTGCTTGGCCTAGCGAGCTCGGATGGCGATCCTGCATTCAACGAGACCCTTTCGTGTCTCCGCGCCTCTGCCGGTGCGTCAGTCCTCCGGGAGAAAGGTCTTGGGCGTAACATCCGATCAGTGCGAGCCACAGGTGGCATAGGTTCGCCGGGTGATGCCACGCTTCGTGCCGTCGATATCCGCGTAGCGGAAGCTCCTCCCCCCGTAAGGCCGAAACCAACACCAGTTACTCAAGATATAAAGGTTGTTGTCAAAAGCTTCATTGCACCCATCGGGACGCGCATTGGCATCCCTGCCCCTTGTTTAACACTTTTGCCTTCGGCTGCTCTGGCTTGTCAACTTAGACTAGCTGGTCTAGCCAGAGTCACAGACGCTGCATTTAGCGAGAACCCACGAAATGATAAGAAGGATAAGGGTTATCGACTTTTTTCCGAACGCACGTTTACGGTGACATGTCAGGATGGCAGTTTAGTTCGCGTGGTATCCTCTGCACTGGACACCGATGCTGGTAAAGAAGGACCTCTCCAGCCGCCACCGCTGATAACATCAAGCATAATTGCCAGAAGAGTTGGGCCGAGCACCTTTGCGTTTGGCTGGTTTGCAAAAGGAAGACCTCATGCTGCAGCGGAACCCGCGTTTCAATTGGTTGCTCCCCGCACTTCAGTTTTCATCTGGCATACCATCGGTGGCGTTATAGACTGTAGTGGTCCACGTATCAGAGTTACTATTGGGCTGTCGGACAGCAGATTTCCAAGCGATCGCGTCTTTGTAAATAATCGGGTAGTTACCTCAAGCAGACAAGGCCTGTTCAGTGACCTTTGGACAGCGGATCCATCTGACCGTACTTTGGTTCGATAG
- a CDS encoding YkgJ family cysteine cluster protein, whose protein sequence is MEFLSKITEELSAGLLYTHIRINDNTKKTLESTSFLYALIELLNEKGLLSIEELDERKKQIAERLVRKFTESGMGLMYQASECDKYSFEHEARADCQGRLDICKANCCKLPFALSRQDVEERVVRWEFGRPYLIAHDTDGYCVHLDKETFHCSVHEHRPVPCRGFDCKDDKRWKVWADYNRKVLNPDLNEQINQSNQKAYTGKM, encoded by the coding sequence ATGGAGTTCCTATCAAAAATAACCGAAGAACTCTCAGCGGGCCTCCTGTATACCCATATCCGCATCAACGATAATACAAAGAAGACCCTGGAATCCACATCTTTCCTTTACGCCCTGATTGAACTCCTCAATGAAAAAGGGTTGCTCTCAATTGAGGAACTGGATGAACGGAAAAAGCAGATAGCCGAACGACTCGTACGAAAGTTTACTGAAAGCGGTATGGGCCTGATGTATCAAGCCTCTGAATGTGATAAATATAGTTTTGAACATGAGGCGCGTGCCGATTGCCAGGGCAGGCTTGACATCTGTAAAGCGAACTGCTGCAAACTGCCCTTTGCCCTGTCCAGGCAGGATGTTGAGGAGAGGGTTGTCCGTTGGGAATTCGGCCGTCCCTATCTGATCGCCCATGATACCGATGGCTACTGTGTTCATTTAGATAAGGAGACCTTCCATTGTTCGGTTCATGAACATCGTCCTGTACCCTGTCGCGGGTTTGATTGTAAAGACGATAAAAGATGGAAGGTGTGGGCGGATTATAATAGAAAAGTCCTGAATCCCGATCTAAATGAGCAGATTAATCAGAGTAATCAGAAGGCTTATACTGGGAAAATGTAA